One genomic segment of [Phormidium] sp. ETS-05 includes these proteins:
- a CDS encoding methyl-accepting chemotaxis protein, which yields MQTDYAVEYEKACTAYSNGEYDEAASIINQLVLEQPEEPKFWLLQGHIYYVLTQYDVAAARYEWVLNITDDPMLVEEATQGLEYARAYALPDEGGSVFEADTGSADTPVPDVSTSSIFSEASTEEYAEYLEELQDGDIDLDYESNGKSSISAHTASDMDFEMPDDFSGSTEEYPPPTEEPLFMEELLDADADEFHEGAIVAANAPSDFDDFEDIDLELETNSLYQGGQDFDRYEEDIPEDFETNQPVSRNTAQAMPSKFQYPAPASVSPETEAALAMPFADSAHEWLANEEELMPFEDAGLSPQEAPPALGDGVIEEPLDDLANPFAQFEGETTASEAALSTDFDLGPFAMDEELLAAVEETEWSEPEESDLPDFLPGSEMPDLLGMPELEIKDETPTPPVVKYVEGATPKAQPNMDAPGAIDDAQFDEAFAQFDEATDDFETVFPQSDSDLDDRATADAKYKDHPGDEDAPFIRPPIAVHRFPPTSNRGMADGEEATLLMGMQDLADAAPTNGASDQQLSSALEGRREGTSQRSSRRRSKNIEPVSSVSDEDADLKTFVSGGFGASADLSPTRMVPLHDHTDPDDDFDAAFGSKSYGASDLEQFKNDFPVDIDSNRRSGSRASKNGATMGSGAAAAFNFSDEYGEGEQYGASTKNTDFLDEDEFFDDVNIPNFDLSEDTTGSNTTSSGFGLSTAMPAYFDGTDAGSRAPTSKDSSGLIGTEEFVSIGTTGENLPFYGDFSARGDATDQSEPSLWAFLGNASMGKKWLWVSLIGGAASAVAVAIVSHATSAVPIPQVKDALMAVSGAAAAVLTTAGLGTTAASQMRRATDDLQRQFEAMSQGNFSARATALSEDEFGTLAHKFNLMARNIASVTAEVTRRAEEHEQAKEDLQRQVIRLLDDVEGAARGDLTVAAEVTADVLGAVADSFNLTIQNLREIVLQVKLAARQVAKSATDSENFARALSSDALRQAEELAATLNSVQVMTDAIQRVAESAKEAEDVARSASEIALRGGEKVEQTVAGILEVRETVAETTRKVKRLAESSQEISKIVALISAIASRTNLLALNASIEAARAGEAGRGFAIVADEVRLLADRSAKALKDIEQIVMQIQSETNAVMQAMEEGQQQVIQGTKLAEEAKRALESIIQVTNRIDVLVRSITADTVEQNETARAVAQVMQAVELTAQETSQESQKVSISLQNLVGVARDLLTSVERFRVDAGERH from the coding sequence ATGCAAACTGACTATGCAGTGGAGTACGAAAAAGCCTGTACAGCCTATAGCAACGGCGAATATGACGAAGCCGCCAGCATCATCAACCAACTCGTACTAGAACAGCCCGAAGAGCCAAAATTCTGGTTACTCCAGGGGCACATTTACTACGTCCTAACCCAATACGACGTAGCAGCGGCCCGCTACGAGTGGGTGCTGAATATCACTGATGACCCGATGCTGGTGGAGGAAGCCACCCAGGGACTGGAATATGCCAGAGCATATGCCCTCCCTGATGAGGGCGGGTCTGTATTTGAGGCGGACACCGGGAGTGCTGACACTCCTGTGCCCGATGTCTCCACCTCCAGCATATTCAGTGAAGCCTCCACAGAGGAATATGCGGAATATTTAGAAGAACTCCAAGACGGAGACATAGACCTAGACTACGAGTCGAACGGCAAAAGCTCAATCTCTGCCCATACCGCCTCGGATATGGACTTTGAGATGCCAGACGATTTTTCCGGGTCCACAGAAGAATACCCCCCACCCACAGAAGAACCCTTGTTTATGGAGGAATTGCTAGATGCGGACGCGGACGAATTCCATGAAGGGGCGATCGTGGCTGCCAACGCCCCATCGGATTTTGACGACTTTGAGGATATAGATTTGGAACTGGAGACCAACTCCTTATATCAGGGCGGGCAGGATTTCGATCGTTATGAGGAGGACATCCCAGAAGATTTCGAGACCAACCAGCCAGTTTCTAGAAACACTGCGCAAGCGATGCCCAGTAAGTTTCAGTATCCCGCTCCCGCCTCTGTCTCCCCAGAAACCGAAGCAGCTCTCGCGATGCCGTTTGCCGATTCCGCCCATGAATGGCTCGCCAACGAAGAAGAATTGATGCCGTTTGAAGATGCGGGCTTATCACCCCAAGAAGCGCCCCCTGCCCTCGGGGACGGGGTAATAGAAGAGCCATTAGATGACTTGGCTAATCCCTTTGCCCAGTTTGAAGGCGAAACCACAGCTTCCGAAGCTGCCCTCAGCACCGATTTTGACTTGGGGCCATTTGCGATGGATGAAGAGCTACTGGCGGCGGTGGAAGAAACCGAGTGGAGCGAGCCAGAAGAGAGCGATTTACCAGATTTCTTGCCCGGTTCCGAGATGCCAGATTTATTGGGGATGCCGGAGTTGGAAATCAAGGATGAAACCCCAACGCCGCCGGTGGTGAAATATGTTGAGGGTGCCACACCAAAGGCGCAGCCCAATATGGATGCTCCTGGAGCTATAGATGATGCCCAGTTCGATGAAGCATTTGCTCAGTTCGATGAAGCCACCGATGATTTTGAGACGGTTTTTCCTCAGTCAGATTCCGACCTTGACGATCGGGCGACTGCAGACGCGAAATATAAAGACCATCCGGGGGATGAGGACGCTCCGTTCATACGTCCTCCGATTGCTGTGCATCGATTCCCACCTACGTCTAACCGGGGAATGGCTGATGGTGAGGAGGCAACCTTGCTGATGGGGATGCAAGATTTGGCCGATGCTGCCCCTACTAATGGCGCCTCAGACCAGCAGTTATCGAGCGCCCTTGAAGGACGGCGGGAAGGAACAAGTCAACGAAGCAGTCGTAGGCGCAGCAAAAACATCGAACCGGTTTCTTCGGTTTCCGATGAGGATGCCGACTTGAAAACCTTTGTATCTGGAGGATTTGGCGCCAGCGCCGATTTAAGCCCCACCAGAATGGTGCCATTGCACGACCACACCGATCCGGACGATGATTTTGACGCGGCTTTTGGCTCCAAATCCTATGGAGCCAGCGACCTAGAGCAATTTAAAAACGACTTTCCCGTGGATATTGATTCAAACAGAAGGTCTGGAAGTAGAGCCAGCAAAAACGGAGCCACGATGGGTAGTGGCGCGGCAGCGGCCTTCAATTTTTCAGACGAATACGGGGAAGGCGAGCAATATGGGGCGAGTACAAAAAACACCGACTTTCTGGATGAGGACGAGTTCTTTGATGACGTCAACATCCCCAATTTCGATTTGTCTGAAGACACTACGGGCTCTAATACCACCTCCTCTGGCTTTGGGCTATCCACTGCTATGCCCGCCTACTTTGACGGCACGGATGCAGGCAGTCGGGCTCCTACCAGCAAAGACAGCTCTGGTTTGATTGGCACCGAGGAGTTTGTCAGTATTGGCACCACCGGTGAAAACCTGCCTTTCTATGGTGATTTCTCGGCAAGAGGAGATGCTACAGACCAGTCAGAACCCAGCCTATGGGCCTTTTTGGGAAACGCCAGTATGGGGAAAAAGTGGCTCTGGGTGTCTTTGATTGGTGGGGCAGCTTCGGCGGTGGCGGTGGCGATCGTCTCTCATGCCACTTCCGCCGTGCCGATTCCCCAGGTAAAAGACGCACTGATGGCAGTTTCAGGGGCTGCAGCAGCAGTGCTGACCACTGCAGGGCTGGGTACGACTGCCGCATCCCAGATGCGGCGAGCCACAGACGATTTGCAGCGCCAATTTGAGGCCATGTCTCAGGGTAACTTCTCCGCCAGAGCCACAGCCCTTTCTGAAGATGAGTTTGGGACTCTGGCGCATAAGTTTAATTTGATGGCTCGTAACATCGCCTCTGTCACCGCCGAAGTCACCCGCCGCGCTGAAGAACACGAACAAGCGAAAGAAGACCTCCAGCGGCAAGTGATTCGCCTCCTTGATGACGTAGAAGGTGCAGCGCGAGGAGACTTAACTGTGGCGGCGGAAGTCACCGCCGACGTGCTAGGCGCTGTGGCTGACTCGTTCAACCTCACGATTCAGAACCTCCGAGAAATCGTTCTCCAGGTGAAGCTGGCCGCGCGACAAGTGGCTAAAAGTGCTACCGATAGCGAAAACTTTGCCCGCGCTTTGTCTTCTGATGCTTTGCGCCAAGCGGAAGAATTAGCGGCAACGCTCAATTCGGTGCAGGTGATGACTGATGCGATTCAGCGGGTGGCCGAAAGTGCCAAAGAGGCAGAAGATGTGGCTCGTTCCGCCTCAGAAATCGCCCTACGCGGTGGCGAAAAGGTGGAGCAAACGGTAGCAGGGATTTTAGAGGTGCGCGAAACCGTAGCAGAAACCACACGCAAAGTCAAGCGTTTGGCAGAATCTTCCCAGGAAATCTCCAAAATCGTGGCTTTGATTTCCGCCATTGCCTCCCGGACGAACTTACTGGCTCTGAACGCCAGTATTGAGGCGGCGAGAGCCGGGGAAGCGGGACGGGGGTTTGCCATCGTGGCGGATGAGGTGCGTCTGCTGGCCGATCGCTCCGCCAAAGCTCTCAAGGACATCGAGCAAATCGTGATGCAAATCCAAAGCGAAACTAACGCTGTGATGCAGGCGATGGAAGAAGGCCAGCAGCAGGTAATTCAAGGCACCAAGTTGGCGGAAGAAGCCAAACGAGCCCTAGAAAGCATCATTCAAGTGACGAACCGCATTGACGTTCTCGTGCGCTCCATCACCGCCGATACCGTAGAGCAAAACGAAACCGCCCGAGCCGTGGCGCAGGTGATGCAGGCGGTAGAATTGACCGCCCAAGAAACCAGCCAAGAATCCCAAAAAGTATCCATCTCTCTGCAAAACCTGGTAGGAGTTGCCCGAGACTTGCTCACTTCCGTGGAGCGTTTCCGCGTGGATGCCGGAGAAAGGCATTAA
- a CDS encoding chemotaxis protein CheW, producing MVGNPDFLTGSGLEQGQEFQEIGAREGESYLRFYIPSGAEFALRATEIREVMEPSPEQITPIPNVSPLLLGTLNLRGRVIWVADLGQFLDDTPLNTDRAEIPVIAVEEQDTILGLAVDQIGGMAWRDAEQLRPPSMASTIEPQLLKGEWVLGEDSGQTLRLLNSHAILTSPRWAN from the coding sequence ATGGTAGGCAATCCGGACTTTTTAACTGGTAGCGGCTTAGAGCAGGGGCAGGAATTCCAAGAGATTGGAGCTAGAGAAGGTGAATCATACCTACGGTTTTACATTCCATCTGGAGCTGAGTTTGCCTTGAGAGCAACAGAGATTCGGGAGGTAATGGAACCGTCGCCAGAACAGATTACACCAATTCCCAATGTATCCCCCTTGCTCCTGGGCACCCTGAACTTGCGAGGCCGAGTAATTTGGGTGGCTGACTTGGGTCAATTTTTAGATGATACGCCGCTGAATACCGATAGAGCTGAAATTCCCGTGATTGCAGTGGAAGAGCAAGACACTATACTAGGGTTAGCGGTAGATCAAATTGGCGGAATGGCTTGGCGCGATGCCGAACAACTTCGACCTCCCAGCATGGCCTCGACGATCGAGCCCCAGCTACTCAAAGGAGAATGGGTTCTAGGCGAAGACTCCGGCCAAACTCTCCGGCTGCTGAACAGCCACGCCATTCTTACCTCACCCCGGTGGGCTAATTGA
- a CDS encoding response regulator transcription factor: protein MSTVLVVEDSITQREMISTLLKGSGLTVAVASDGVEALERIQEHCPDLVVLDIVMPRMNGYEVCRRLKADPKTQNLPVVMCSSKGEEFDRYWGMKQGADAYIAKPFQPTELVGTVKQLLRG, encoded by the coding sequence ATGAGTACAGTTCTGGTTGTGGAAGATAGCATCACGCAACGGGAGATGATTTCCACCCTCCTCAAAGGTAGTGGGTTAACAGTTGCCGTGGCCAGTGATGGCGTGGAAGCATTAGAGAGAATTCAGGAGCATTGCCCGGATTTAGTGGTATTGGATATTGTCATGCCCCGCATGAATGGCTATGAAGTGTGCAGACGTTTAAAGGCAGATCCGAAAACTCAGAATCTGCCTGTGGTGATGTGTTCGTCGAAAGGGGAAGAATTCGATCGCTACTGGGGGATGAAACAAGGTGCGGACGCCTACATCGCCAAACCTTTTCAACCCACAGAACTGGTAGGAACTGTAAAACAGCTTCTCCGGGGCTAG
- a CDS encoding response regulator, which yields MQGNLNEIDIRSILQLIELGQRTGEMFVEAWSMGTSGERIYPLYPRGQSSGHSWLVFFVNGQIVYAGDSDLKELRLRDYLRRYNLESALDALGNISIASTNALEYGYLWALLENQILTPAQGRSILQGMVRETLFDLLSIHQGSFIFEMGPALAPQLITLEIGQLLAKIIKQVQEWKQFHPYIQSPNQCPAISDANQMRQALPENTFNNLSRWADGKTNLRQMSRYLNRDILTVARAIYPFVQLGLVQLFYPESEPVAPPSLATKIPRVVCIDDDIAVGKTVEYILEEQGYEARAIVNPLKALSLVFQLKPDLILCDITMPELDGYEICAMLRRSTAFRQTPIIMLTGLDGFINRVKARMVGASDYLTKPFVESELLMLVEKHIGPGNREISSSEDSLLADVLESET from the coding sequence ATGCAGGGAAATTTGAATGAAATTGATATCCGCAGCATCTTGCAACTCATTGAGTTGGGACAGCGAACGGGGGAAATGTTTGTCGAGGCTTGGTCAATGGGAACAAGTGGCGAGCGGATTTATCCCCTATATCCCAGAGGGCAATCATCTGGGCACTCCTGGTTGGTGTTTTTCGTTAACGGCCAAATAGTTTATGCCGGGGATAGCGATCTCAAGGAGTTAAGGTTAAGGGACTACCTCCGTCGCTATAACCTAGAATCCGCCTTAGATGCCTTGGGCAATATATCCATTGCCTCTACCAACGCTTTGGAGTATGGCTATTTGTGGGCTTTGCTGGAAAATCAAATCCTCACCCCAGCTCAAGGACGCAGCATCCTGCAAGGAATGGTGCGTGAAACCCTATTCGACTTGCTGAGTATTCACCAAGGGTCATTTATCTTCGAGATGGGGCCTGCACTGGCGCCCCAGTTGATTACCCTGGAAATTGGCCAGCTCTTAGCGAAAATTATCAAGCAAGTGCAGGAGTGGAAGCAGTTTCATCCCTACATCCAATCTCCGAATCAGTGTCCTGCTATCTCTGACGCCAACCAAATGCGTCAGGCGCTACCGGAAAATACCTTTAATAATCTCAGCCGGTGGGCCGACGGAAAAACTAATCTGCGCCAAATGTCTCGGTACTTGAATCGAGACATCTTAACTGTGGCCAGAGCGATTTATCCCTTTGTTCAGCTCGGATTGGTGCAGTTATTTTATCCAGAATCGGAGCCAGTAGCGCCACCTTCTTTGGCGACAAAGATTCCCCGAGTTGTTTGTATCGATGATGATATCGCGGTGGGGAAAACTGTGGAGTATATTTTGGAAGAACAAGGGTATGAAGCCAGGGCGATCGTTAATCCCCTCAAAGCCTTAAGCCTGGTGTTTCAGCTCAAACCCGATTTGATTCTCTGCGATATTACCATGCCCGAACTGGATGGCTATGAAATTTGCGCCATGCTGCGTCGCTCTACAGCCTTTCGCCAAACACCAATTATTATGCTGACTGGGCTCGATGGATTTATCAATCGTGTCAAAGCTAGGATGGTGGGCGCTAGCGATTATTTGACCAAGCCATTTGTGGAAAGTGAGTTACTCATGCTGGTGGAAAAACACATTGGACCGGGAAATCGGGAAATCTCATCTTCAGAGGACAGCTTGTTAGCAGATGTTTTGGAGAGCGAAACTTAA
- the hmpF gene encoding pilus motility taxis protein HmpF produces the protein MLYLAEVQKKTGVFGGGKAELKLLAFQRGESWTAVQGDDTIQAEEASSYNPGALVLVDLSASKQVQKVHQDTAREMVGILQNFSRLQEKFKNKEEEIEQWKESLKYQSEVLHQREEEMQAQLMQLEHIHEESSRLEQQRQEVESAREEADRLRDQIESNRKELETAWEQVRSEMQRLEGLQSQLDSSAAQLDEQLAAHLRSLLDYLNTTVPSTEAVREHLNAAVSVVASGQSFLDELWQRYEQDRSTVESQKADVDLSSKELKQEWEQWHQAQTGLEQSRADLLLKETTLNGKLEEVAVVKQQLLSAEELHQQLLLISDGGESVNVSDKVDVAALENMPLEELQGQVQARQQDLEGLFRFVNSQEEELTLQRQDIEELQAKLSRCSDGERPGLETELADQQEQYNMLNETLVGQRRNLREREEILTKHQEVLWRRLGNPPGLGRSKKLDVGPALQKAEELRQNFGAAVQNLTGVVETLQQSLREIRETVNQKAADLEGKQQELKEKEAALATRRQEVLELAARVNLYQEMLQPERDRLQGLSAKLEEIGAAIAHLDETNDYQQQAITQIRDALMPIISPSA, from the coding sequence GTGCTGTATCTAGCGGAAGTACAAAAAAAGACTGGGGTTTTTGGCGGCGGTAAGGCAGAACTGAAGCTGCTCGCCTTTCAGCGCGGTGAGAGCTGGACTGCTGTACAAGGCGATGACACGATCCAAGCTGAGGAAGCCAGCAGCTATAACCCTGGCGCACTGGTATTAGTTGACTTGAGTGCCAGCAAACAAGTGCAAAAGGTGCATCAGGATACTGCTCGCGAAATGGTGGGCATTCTGCAAAATTTCTCCCGCCTCCAAGAAAAGTTTAAAAATAAGGAGGAAGAAATCGAGCAGTGGAAGGAGTCCCTCAAATACCAGAGCGAGGTACTCCACCAGCGGGAAGAGGAAATGCAGGCTCAGCTTATGCAGCTCGAACATATCCACGAAGAGTCCAGCCGCCTGGAGCAGCAGCGTCAAGAAGTTGAAAGCGCCCGCGAAGAAGCCGATCGCCTCCGCGATCAAATTGAAAGCAACCGGAAAGAGCTTGAGACTGCCTGGGAGCAGGTCCGCAGCGAAATGCAGCGGCTCGAGGGACTCCAGTCCCAGCTCGATAGCTCGGCGGCGCAACTGGACGAACAACTTGCCGCTCACTTGCGCTCATTGCTGGATTATTTGAATACCACCGTACCTTCTACGGAAGCTGTCCGCGAACACTTGAATGCGGCAGTGTCCGTGGTTGCCTCGGGTCAGTCTTTCTTGGATGAACTCTGGCAGCGATACGAACAAGACCGCTCGACGGTGGAATCCCAAAAAGCTGATGTGGATCTATCTTCAAAGGAGCTAAAGCAGGAGTGGGAGCAGTGGCATCAAGCCCAAACGGGGTTAGAGCAATCCCGTGCTGATTTGCTCTTAAAGGAAACTACTCTCAATGGCAAGCTCGAAGAGGTGGCGGTGGTAAAGCAGCAACTGCTTTCGGCGGAGGAACTCCACCAGCAACTTTTGCTCATCTCTGATGGTGGCGAGTCGGTAAATGTCAGCGATAAGGTTGATGTGGCTGCTCTGGAAAATATGCCTTTGGAGGAGCTGCAAGGGCAGGTCCAAGCCCGTCAGCAGGACTTGGAAGGATTATTCCGCTTCGTCAACAGTCAAGAGGAAGAGCTGACTCTCCAGCGCCAGGATATTGAGGAGCTGCAAGCTAAGCTGTCTCGTTGTAGCGATGGGGAGCGTCCCGGCTTGGAGACGGAGCTGGCCGACCAGCAGGAACAATACAATATGCTGAATGAAACTCTGGTGGGTCAGCGCCGCAACCTCCGCGAACGTGAGGAAATTTTGACTAAGCACCAGGAGGTTCTTTGGCGTCGTTTGGGCAATCCTCCCGGTTTGGGCAGGAGTAAAAAGTTGGATGTGGGTCCGGCGCTGCAAAAAGCTGAGGAGTTACGTCAAAATTTTGGGGCAGCAGTGCAAAATCTCACCGGTGTGGTGGAAACTCTGCAGCAAAGTCTCAGGGAAATCCGGGAAACGGTGAATCAAAAAGCGGCGGATCTGGAGGGCAAGCAGCAGGAGTTGAAGGAAAAAGAGGCGGCGTTGGCAACGAGAAGGCAAGAGGTTCTGGAATTGGCAGCACGAGTTAACTTGTATCAAGAAATGCTGCAACCGGAACGCGATCGGCTCCAAGGTTTGTCTGCCAAGTTGGAGGAAATTGGGGCAGCGATCGCTCACCTGGATGAGACTAACGATTATCAGCAGCAGGCGATTACTCAAATTCGCGATGCCCTGATGCCAATTATCTCCCCTAGTGCTTAA
- the tilS gene encoding tRNA lysidine(34) synthetase TilS, protein MTNDTEWTWMHDRLHRTLRKRQLLPRNGGILVAVSGGQDSICLLKLLLDLQPKWGWRLGVAHCNHRWRSDAEANARYVENLAQNWGLPFYLKDAGANPPQGEDLARQWRYEVLAQTAEDADYSFVATGHTRSDIAETVLFNLVRGTGADGLLSIAWQKPLTESVFLVRPLLEISRQETGEFCQSQGLEIWVDHTNQNWQYSRNRIRGELLPYLAQNFNPQVEQNLARTAEILRADVEYLEQAAAELLALAIPQNSTNVKSKSKINRRVLKEAPLGLQRRAMRQWLGQALGRAPGFEHIEKLTALINASNREQTDPFPGGLIARVEGDWVVLADSGASGE, encoded by the coding sequence TTGACAAATGACACTGAATGGACGTGGATGCACGATCGCCTACATCGAACCCTGAGAAAGAGGCAGTTGCTACCCCGAAATGGGGGGATACTGGTAGCAGTATCGGGGGGACAAGATTCTATCTGCTTATTAAAACTGTTGTTGGACTTGCAGCCAAAGTGGGGGTGGCGGTTGGGGGTGGCTCATTGTAACCATCGCTGGCGATCGGATGCCGAAGCAAACGCCAGGTATGTGGAAAACCTCGCCCAGAATTGGGGGTTGCCATTTTACCTCAAAGATGCAGGTGCCAACCCCCCCCAAGGAGAAGACCTTGCCCGCCAGTGGCGCTATGAAGTATTAGCCCAGACAGCAGAGGATGCAGATTATTCTTTTGTCGCCACTGGTCACACCAGAAGCGATATCGCCGAAACAGTATTATTTAATTTAGTGCGGGGGACAGGAGCTGATGGGTTACTCTCGATCGCGTGGCAAAAACCCCTTACCGAATCAGTTTTCCTGGTGCGGCCCCTGCTAGAAATCAGCCGCCAGGAAACCGGCGAATTTTGCCAGTCCCAGGGTCTAGAAATTTGGGTTGACCATACCAATCAAAATTGGCAATATTCCCGGAACCGAATTAGAGGCGAATTGCTCCCCTACTTGGCGCAAAACTTCAACCCCCAAGTAGAGCAAAATCTGGCACGAACCGCAGAAATCCTACGCGCCGATGTGGAATATTTGGAACAAGCCGCCGCCGAGCTTCTGGCTTTGGCCATACCACAAAACAGCACCAATGTCAAGAGCAAATCCAAAATTAATCGCCGAGTATTAAAAGAGGCACCTCTGGGGTTGCAGCGGCGAGCGATGAGGCAGTGGTTGGGGCAAGCCCTGGGAAGGGCTCCTGGGTTTGAGCATATAGAAAAACTCACCGCATTGATCAACGCCTCCAACCGGGAACAGACAGATCCGTTTCCCGGGGGGCTGATTGCCCGAGTGGAGGGGGACTGGGTGGTGCTGGCAGACAGTGGCGCCAGTGGGGAATAG
- a CDS encoding tetratricopeptide repeat protein — MNSIFWPKIYRLLPAASLIMMVHFPADAVAESVEVNRRIVSVTMPSESIVGVNRDSPLVANAEDVNREGIARLEAKDYQGAEAAFSEAIRLNGNYSDAYRNRGIARSLLGNLEGAIADYTQAIELNPKDAEAYYNRGNADYSLGNIDRSLSDYDRAIYLNGDDAQFYYNRGVARTKKGDTAGALADYDKAIEVNPEYADAYLNRGNLRYKGGWLDQALADYNQAIAFNRDNSLAYYNRANVYYKQGRTDLAIADYTKAIELQPNLDRAYYNRGVAKAKKGDLDGAIGDYTKAIEINPQAAEPYYNRGVANASLGFADRALADYTKAIDLNSQYSLAYYNRGLLYSQLGSLEDAMADFTMAIDLNPNYTEAYNNRGVTYYSMGDIASALADFNRAIEIAPQDAQSYYNRGLVWATQSNLERAIEDFTAAIRLEPEFAEAYGNRGIARVQLGDYIGAISDTEKAAEIFQQRNDTANYQRAQDFLQKLRVGQNHS; from the coding sequence ATGAACTCTATATTTTGGCCGAAAATTTATCGATTACTCCCAGCGGCTTCGCTGATAATGATGGTTCATTTCCCTGCGGATGCGGTAGCAGAGAGCGTAGAGGTAAACCGCCGTATTGTCAGTGTGACAATGCCCAGTGAGAGTATTGTAGGGGTAAATAGAGATTCGCCCCTAGTCGCCAATGCGGAGGATGTCAACCGAGAAGGGATTGCCCGCCTGGAGGCGAAAGACTATCAGGGAGCTGAGGCGGCATTCTCGGAAGCAATTCGCCTCAACGGGAATTATAGCGATGCCTATCGCAATCGGGGTATTGCCCGATCGCTCTTGGGGAATTTGGAGGGAGCGATCGCTGATTATACCCAAGCCATAGAACTGAACCCCAAGGATGCAGAAGCCTATTATAATCGTGGCAATGCGGATTACAGTCTTGGCAATATAGATAGGTCGCTCTCTGATTACGACCGGGCGATTTATCTAAATGGCGATGATGCCCAATTTTACTATAATCGCGGTGTTGCCCGCACGAAAAAGGGAGATACAGCCGGGGCACTGGCGGATTACGATAAAGCAATTGAAGTCAATCCCGAATATGCTGATGCTTATCTCAATCGGGGCAACCTGCGCTATAAGGGGGGTTGGCTCGACCAGGCATTGGCGGACTACAACCAAGCCATTGCATTCAACCGGGATAATTCTTTAGCATATTATAACCGAGCCAATGTTTACTATAAACAGGGTCGTACAGATTTGGCAATTGCGGATTATACTAAAGCCATAGAACTGCAGCCAAACTTAGACCGAGCTTACTACAACCGGGGAGTTGCAAAGGCTAAAAAAGGTGATTTAGATGGAGCGATCGGCGATTACACTAAAGCCATAGAAATCAACCCCCAAGCCGCCGAGCCCTACTATAATCGCGGCGTTGCTAATGCTAGCCTAGGTTTCGCTGACAGAGCCTTAGCTGATTACACCAAAGCCATAGACCTTAATTCTCAATACTCCTTAGCCTACTATAATCGGGGACTACTCTACTCCCAGTTAGGTAGCTTAGAAGATGCTATGGCAGATTTTACTATGGCAATTGATTTAAACCCAAATTACACCGAAGCCTACAACAATCGCGGCGTTACATACTACAGTATGGGGGACATTGCCAGTGCTTTAGCAGATTTCAACCGCGCCATAGAAATTGCCCCACAAGATGCCCAAAGTTATTATAATCGCGGTTTAGTCTGGGCGACTCAATCTAATCTCGAACGAGCGATCGAGGATTTCACCGCCGCCATCCGCCTAGAGCCAGAATTTGCCGAAGCCTATGGCAACCGAGGTATTGCCCGAGTCCAACTCGGAGACTACATCGGAGCCATCAGCGACACCGAAAAAGCCGCCGAAATCTTCCAGCAGCGAAACGATACCGCCAACTACCAAAGAGCCCAAGACTTTCTCCAAAAGCTCCGCGTGGGACAAAACCACAGTTAA
- a CDS encoding 3-isopropylmalate dehydratase — protein MGKTIRGTIFVVDDNIDTDQIIPAEYLTLVPSKPDEYEKLGSYAMAGLPDRYGKFIPEGEMKTPYPIIVAGENFGCGSSREHAPIALGAAGVQAVIAQSYARIFFRNCSATGELYPIESVERLCAQFKTGQEVTIDLETNQLINHTLGHTYDLNPLGEVGPVIDAGGIFAYARQTGMIAAR, from the coding sequence ATGGGTAAAACTATTCGCGGCACTATCTTTGTGGTAGATGACAATATCGACACCGACCAAATCATCCCAGCGGAGTACCTCACCCTAGTTCCCTCCAAGCCAGACGAGTATGAGAAGCTCGGCAGCTATGCAATGGCGGGTCTGCCAGACAGATATGGCAAGTTCATCCCGGAGGGGGAAATGAAAACCCCCTACCCAATTATTGTAGCCGGAGAAAATTTTGGCTGCGGCTCCTCCCGCGAACACGCACCTATAGCCTTGGGGGCCGCCGGGGTCCAAGCCGTCATCGCCCAATCTTATGCTCGGATCTTCTTCCGCAACTGCTCTGCCACGGGCGAGTTATATCCTATAGAATCTGTGGAACGCCTCTGTGCCCAGTTCAAAACTGGTCAGGAAGTCACGATCGACCTGGAAACCAACCAGCTCATCAATCATACTCTCGGCCATACCTACGACCTCAACCCCCTGGGTGAAGTCGGCCCCGTCATCGATGCTGGTGGCATTTTCGCCTATGCTCGCCAAACTGGCATGATTGCCGCTCGGTAG